In the Labilithrix sp. genome, TGCTCGACGAGGGCCTCGGCCTCGCCGGCGACGTCGTCGTCCTCCCGCAGCCGGAGCTGCGGCTGAAGCTCGACGACCGCGAGCGGATCCAGACGATGGCGCGCCGGTTCGCTCCGGCGACGTGCCTCGCGATGCCCGCGCGCTCGCGCGTGACGTGGCGGAGGCGCGGCCCCGAGCACGCGCACGGCGTCATCGCCCTGCGTGACGACGGGATGCACGTGCGCTTCCACGAGACGGAGTCGGGGGTGTTCCAGCACCGCGGAGTCCTCGGCTCATGAGCGCAGCACCTTCGAGTCTCCCTCGCCTCGCGATCCACGAGCTCATCGGCACGAAGCCGACGCCGGAGAAGATCGACAAATGGCTCGACGGCCGGACGATCCCGATCGTCGAGGGCCGGAGCTGCACCTTCATCTGGCGCGGCGAAGCCAACGCGGTGAACCTGCGTCACTGGATCTTCGGCCTCGAGACCGCGAACGCGCTCGCGCGGATCGAGGGCACCGACCTCTGGTACCTCACCCTCGAGATCCCGGAGAACTCGCGCGTCGAGTACAAGTTCGAGCTCGTCCGCGAGAAGGGTTTCAAGTGGGTCGAGGACCCGCGGAACCCCAACCGCGCGCGGGATCCGTTCGGCGCCAACTCCGTCCTCCAGAGCGACGGCTACGCGTTCCCGGATTGGGCGAAGTACGACGCCACCTCGCGCCCCGGCTACCTCGAGCCGTTCAGCTTCCACTCGAAGGCGTTCGGCGGAATGCGGAGCGGCAAGATCTATCTGCCCGCGCGCTTCCGCAAGTCTCGCCTCTATCCGATCCTCGTCGTCCACGACGGCACCGACTACATCAACTTCGCGGCGATGAAGAACGTGCTCGACAACCTGATCGAGCGCCTCGAAATCCCCGACATGATCGTCGCCTTCACCGACTCGCCGGATCGCCTCCGCGAATACGCGAACGACGAGCGGCACGCGAAGTTCCTCACCGAGGAATTGCTCGTCGACCTCACGAAGCGACTCCCGATCATCGATCGCCCGCAGTCGCGCTGCCTCATGGGCGCGAGCTTCGGCGCCGTCGCCGCGTTCTCGACCGCGACGCGCTACCCCGGAGTGTGGGGGCGCCTCTTGCTCCAGTCCGGCTCTTTTGCGTTCACCGACATCGGCAAGACCAACCGTCGCGGTCCGCTCTTCGACCGCATCGTCGAGTTCATGAACGAGATGCGGAGCGAGCCCAAGGCGGTCAGCGAGCGCGTCTTCGTGAGCTGCGGCGTCTACGAATCATTGATTTACGAGAATCGCTCTCTCATTCCCCTGCTCGAAACGACCGGCATGCAGGTGAAGTTCGTCGAAGCGCGCGACGGTCACAACTGGGAAAACTGGCGCGACCGCCTGCGGGAGGGCCTCTCGTGGCTCTTCCCGGGTCCGCTGATGTTCATCTACGAATAACGGGGATAAAGGACTATGGCCGAAGTTACTCGCCAAATCGGGCTCTCGCTGGGCGCCGACATCTGCTGGCCTCTCTGCTTCGAGGCGATCGTGAAGGAGCTCAACCTCGCGATCCCGATCGGCGGCGACACCGTGAAGT is a window encoding:
- a CDS encoding DUF3327 domain-containing protein encodes the protein MSAAPSSLPRLAIHELIGTKPTPEKIDKWLDGRTIPIVEGRSCTFIWRGEANAVNLRHWIFGLETANALARIEGTDLWYLTLEIPENSRVEYKFELVREKGFKWVEDPRNPNRARDPFGANSVLQSDGYAFPDWAKYDATSRPGYLEPFSFHSKAFGGMRSGKIYLPARFRKSRLYPILVVHDGTDYINFAAMKNVLDNLIERLEIPDMIVAFTDSPDRLREYANDERHAKFLTEELLVDLTKRLPIIDRPQSRCLMGASFGAVAAFSTATRYPGVWGRLLLQSGSFAFTDIGKTNRRGPLFDRIVEFMNEMRSEPKAVSERVFVSCGVYESLIYENRSLIPLLETTGMQVKFVEARDGHNWENWRDRLREGLSWLFPGPLMFIYE